One stretch of Pomacea canaliculata isolate SZHN2017 linkage group LG1, ASM307304v1, whole genome shotgun sequence DNA includes these proteins:
- the LOC112567664 gene encoding Golgi reassembly-stacking protein 2-like: MGGSVSSEIPGGGTEGYHVLRVQDGSPGQAAGLEAFFDFIVAIGHTRLNKDNDTLKELLKANIEKPVKMTVYSSKTQGVREVAIIPSHHWGGQGLLGVSIRFCSFEGANENVWHILEVKPNSPADLAGLKSDSDYVIGADSVLHESEDLFTLIESHEGKPLKLYVYNADTDSCREVTITPNGAWGGEGSLGCNIGYGYLHRIPKRQFPSDKHPLTADATLLPVASQKKTDGFSEVPLSTPPGNLTAGVANLSLSAGSPTIPVMPQIATITAHTEATHMVPGVAAAAYTTSSFPAGLPPPAPLPNLASLANISLPGMPPVSVPLPHMNISTPLPVGGTSLASAISGVSPPLPLPNFSSPLSGQPPLNFNFISGTPTGFMHPAPNAFTPSASALSGTPPPTQATDSNVSLPAEGVGPVAAVSS, from the exons ATGGGAGGTTCGGTAAGTTCCGAAATTCCAGGAGGAGGAACAGAAGGCTATCATGTTTTGCGG GTACAGGATGGCTCACCTGGGCAAGCTGCTGGTCTTGAAGCTTTCTTTGACTTTATTGTTGCTATTGGACATACTAGACTT AATAAAGACAATGACACTCTCAAGGAGCTGCTGAAAGCCAACATTGAGAAGCCAGTGAAGATGACGGTGTACAGTAGTAAGACACAGGGTGTTCGGGAAGTGGCTATCATTCCTTCACACCACTGGGGTGGCCAGGGTCTGCTGGGTGTCAGCATCAG GTTTTGCTCATTTGAAGGTGCCAATGAAAATGTGTGGCATATTTTG gaGGTGAAACCAAACTCTCCGGCAGATCTGGCAGGGCTGAAATCAGATTCTGATTATGTTATTGGTGCTGATTCTGTCCTTCATGAG AGTGAGGACCTGTTCACCTTAATAGAGTCTCATGAGGGAAAGCCACTGAAGCTGTATGTCTATAATGCTGACACAGACTCTTGCCGAGAAGTCACTATCACACCAAATGGGGCCTGGGGGGGAGAAGGAAG tcttGGCTGCAACATAGGGTATGGGTACCTTCATCGCATTCCAAAACGACAGTTTCCATCTGACAAACATCCTTTAACAGCTGATGCCACACTCCTTCCTGTTGCTTCACAGAAAAAAACGGATGGCTTCTCGGAG gttcCCCTCAGCACACCACCTGGCAACCTGACAGCTGGTGTAGCCAATCTCTCACTTAGTGCAGGGTCTCCCACCATCCCAGTCATGCCACAGATTGCTACCATCACTGCACACACGGAGGCAACACATATGGTTCCTGGTGTGGCTGCCGCTGCCTACACCACCTCATCGTTTCCTGCAG GTCTGCCTCCTCCAGCACCTCTTCCCAACTTAGCTAGCCTGGCCAATATTTCCTTACCAGGTATGCCACCTGTGTCTGTGCCACTGCCACACATGAACATATCAACACCACTGCCTGTCG gAGGAACAAGCTTGGCATCAGCAATTTCGGGTGTGTCTCCCCCTCTGCCATTGCCCAATTTTTCCTCGCCTCTGTCTGGTCAACCACCCCTTAATTTCAATTTCATTAGTGGAACACCAACAGGCTTCATGCATCCTGCACCCAATGCCTTCACACCATCAGCATCTGCATTGTCTGGCACACCACCCCCCACACAAGCCACAGATAGCAATGTGTCACTGCCTGCAGAAGGTGTAGGTCCAGTTGCTGCAGTATCATCTTAA